The region GAGGCCGGCACCGGCGAGAAAAAGGCCGAAGCACAGGCCGAACAGGGAATGCATCAGCCCCAGCACTACGCTTGCCGCCAGTGCTGCACCGATCGCCACCGCAGCCGGCACGAGGATGCGCAGGTAGAGGGAATCGAGCGCATCGATATCGGCCGTCAGCCGGAAGAGCAGCCGTGCGGGACGATGTGACAGCGCGCGAGCCGCACCCGGTTCGGCAAAGCCACGAAACAGCCTTTCGCGCAGGGCGGCGAGCACGCCGAGCGTTGCGTCATGGGTCGCAAGCCTTTCGCCGTAGCGCGCGGCCGTACGGACAATGGCAAGCAGGCGGATGCCGGCTGAGGGCGCAAAGACGTCGAAGGTGATGACGGCAGCGGCCGAAAGGCCGGCGAGTGAGGTGGCGGTGATGAACCAGCCGGACAGGCCGAGCAGGGCGATGCCGGCGGTTACCGTCGCTGCCGAAAGTGCTGCGCCAAGCAGCAGCGCACGCCGGCGTTCGGCAAGGAACAGATGCAGAATCGGCTTGAGGTCTGCAGCAAATCCGCTCATTCGGCGGCCTCCCTCATAACGATGTCGGCATCGACGCGCATGGTGCGATGCATGCGGGCGGCAAGCAGCGGATCGTGGGTCGCAACAATAAGGGTGCGGCCCCTGGCGAGCAAAAGCAGGCTCTCGGTCACCTCGGCGGCGGTAGTAGCGTCGAGATGTGCGGTCGGCTCGTCGGCCAGGATAATCCGGAGATGCGGATTGCAGGCCGCCCGCGCAATCGCAAGCCGCAGCGCCTCGCCGCCGGAAAGCCCGATCCCGCCTTCGCCGAGCGGCCGGTTGCCATAGGCGGCGGCGACTTTTCCGAGCCTGGCGGCGTCGAGCGCATCCGTCACGTCGTCGCGCAGGATACCAGGCCTGCCGAGTGCGACATTGCCGGCGATGGTGCCGGCAAAAATATGCGGTCGCTGGCCGATCCATGCCATGCTGGCCCGCAAGGCATGGGTGCTGTCATCCACAAGTTCGACGCCGCCGATGATGATGCATCCGCCGGTGCAGGGCGCTAGTCCTGAAATCAGCGAAAGAAGCGTCGACTTGCCGGAACCGCTGGCGCCGAGAAGCGCCAGATGTTCGCCGGCGGTGATATCGAGGTTGAAACCGTCAAGGATCAACGGTTCGCCGGCGTCGTAGCGAAAATCGACATTCTCAAGGCGGATGGACGGCGCTTCGACGACGGCAGATACCGCCGGCGCGACGTCGGCTGCTCCTCGAATGGACAGGCGGCCGGCAGCGAGGGCGTCCAGGGCCTTCAGCGCCGCCTCGCCGGCCGCCCGATCGTGCCAGACAGCGGAGAGTTCGCGCAGGGGCTCGAAGAAGGCCGGTGCGAGCAGCAGGATGAACAGTCCCTCGGTCAGGTCGAGCCGGCCCACCCAAGTGCCGAAGCGAATTTCGCCGAGCAGGCTGAAACCGACATAGACGGCAATCATCGCCACGCCGAGTGCGGCGAAAAGCTCGAGCACCGCCGAGGAGAGAAAGGCGATCTTCAGCACCGCCATGGTGCGCGTACGCAGCGACTCCGCCTCCCGACGCAGCCGTAGCGCCGTTGCATCGACTGCGTCGAGTGCACGGATGGTCGCCAGTCCGCGCAGCTGATCGAGCAGGAAGCCGTTGAGGCCACCGGTGGCGACGAGCTGTTTTTCGCTGGCCGCCTGGGCGCGCCAGCCGATCAGCGCCATGAAGATCGGGATCAGCGGCGCGGCAAACAGCAAAACCAGTGCGGCAATCCAGGAGACCGGAAGGATGAAGGCAAGGATGACGAGCGGCACAAGGCTCGCCTTCATGCGCGCCGGCTGGAATCGGGCGAGGTAGGGCACGATCAGTTCGGCCTGTTCGCCAATGACGCTTGCGGCTTTGCCGGAGGCAGGTCGGCCGCGATCGACCGGCGACGACATGGAAAGTGCCGCGACGGCGATCTGCCGCCTGCGGCTGAGTTCGGCGCGGGCGGCTTGAAAAGCCAGGCGGCCGCCGACTGCGTCGAGACAGCTTCTTGCAAATCCGAGGACGAGGATGCCGAGGGCTGGCCAGAGAACGTCATGCAATCCGCCGCCATCGGCGATGCGGCCGACCGAGACGGCCAGCAACCCGGCCTGCGGGATCCAGACGGCAGCGGCCAGCGACTGCAGCATCGCCGCTCTGCGCAGCCCGCCTTTCGCATCATCTGGGCCGGTGACAGGCGAGACTATATCGCCGTCCGGCAGCGGCTCGGCCTCTTGTCTGTCCTTCGCGTCGAAGAAAGCAGTGCCCATGGCGCTAACTCCTGTTCGCAGGATTCGGCCGGCGGCTGCGGCCGAGCGAAACGACCCGGTCCTTGGCCTCCAGAAGCTTGGTCACTTTCGCGCCGAGCGAGAGTAGCGTTGCAAGCCTTTCTGTTTCAAGTTGTTTTACGTCGTCATACCAATGCGTCAGTTGCTCGATCAGCGTGTGCATCTCGCTCATGCGCTGCTGCGCATGGCGTTCGGCTTCGCTGGCCGGCCGCTGCATCAGGATCTCACGCAAAACCGACAGCGTCGGATCGACTTCACGCTTCTTTCGCTCCTCGGCAAGCGTCCTCAATATCTGCCAGACATCATCAGGCGTGGTGAAGAAGTCGCGGCGATCGTCTGGCTTGTGTTTCAGGATGACGAGGTTCCAGGCCTGCAGTTCGCGCAGGCTCATCGACACATTGGAGCGCGAGATGCCGAGTGACTCGGCGATCTCCTCGGCGCAGACCGGCGCCGGCGAAACGAAGAGCAAAGCATAGATCTGGCCGACCGTGCGGTTGATTCCCCAGCGCGATCCCATTTCGCCGAAATGGAGAACGAAGGACTGAACGAGAGGCGGAAGATTCATGGTCGTTTCCGTTGCGTCTGTGATTTCAGAAATTTCTGAAATCACTATACTGACTTTCGCGTCTCGCCGGCAATCGGCAAGGCAGGCCTGCGTCAATTTGGATGTCCGTTCGTTGATGGTGGGCTAAAGCGCGTCACGTTCAATCGGATTCATGCGACGCGATTTAGTCTTTGTTTTAATGCATGTTGTTATCCCAAAACCGCTGCACATTTTTGGGCGACATGCAGTAGATATAGCCGGGTGCGGCGCAGGCCGATTTGACTTGGATCAAGTCTACAGCACTTGCAGCGATGGCGCAGAATCGCTCGGCAATGCGCGGTGGATGCCGAGCGTTCTGGTTGGATCGTAATGTCTTGGTGGCTTTACTTCCTGATTTCAATTGAAGCCGTAAGCCCGAAGTGGTTATCGAGGCGCACCGCCTTGAGATTGTTCCCACAATGTTTCCGTGATGTACTTTACATATTGCTAAAGTAGTGTTCAGCTAACCTCGGGGATCAATCCCGCCGGGATGGCCACGCAAACAGACTTACATATACATTTCTGTTTCGAATAGCTTCGCTCAAGGCTCGGCAATACACCCTCAGCCATCGGGCCGCAGGTGCAACAGAATACGCAGCTGTTGATTTCAATGGAGGGTATTCGC is a window of Rhizobium leguminosarum bv. trifolii WSM1325 DNA encoding:
- a CDS encoding ABC transporter, CydDC cysteine exporter (CydDC-E) family, permease/ATP-binding protein CydD (KEGG: rec:RHECIAT_PC0000177 putative ABC transporter involved in cytochrome bd biosynthesis, ATP-binding protein~TIGRFAM: ABC transporter, CydDC cysteine exporter (CydDC-E) family, permease/ATP-binding protein CydD~PFAM: ABC transporter related; ABC transporter transmembrane region~SMART: AAA ATPase), which translates into the protein MGTAFFDAKDRQEAEPLPDGDIVSPVTGPDDAKGGLRRAAMLQSLAAAVWIPQAGLLAVSVGRIADGGGLHDVLWPALGILVLGFARSCLDAVGGRLAFQAARAELSRRRQIAVAALSMSSPVDRGRPASGKAASVIGEQAELIVPYLARFQPARMKASLVPLVILAFILPVSWIAALVLLFAAPLIPIFMALIGWRAQAASEKQLVATGGLNGFLLDQLRGLATIRALDAVDATALRLRREAESLRTRTMAVLKIAFLSSAVLELFAALGVAMIAVYVGFSLLGEIRFGTWVGRLDLTEGLFILLLAPAFFEPLRELSAVWHDRAAGEAALKALDALAAGRLSIRGAADVAPAVSAVVEAPSIRLENVDFRYDAGEPLILDGFNLDITAGEHLALLGASGSGKSTLLSLISGLAPCTGGCIIIGGVELVDDSTHALRASMAWIGQRPHIFAGTIAGNVALGRPGILRDDVTDALDAARLGKVAAAYGNRPLGEGGIGLSGGEALRLAIARAACNPHLRIILADEPTAHLDATTAAEVTESLLLLARGRTLIVATHDPLLAARMHRTMRVDADIVMREAAE
- a CDS encoding putative transcriptional regulator protein (KEGG: rec:RHECIAT_PC0000178 putative transcriptional regulator protein), coding for MNLPPLVQSFVLHFGEMGSRWGINRTVGQIYALLFVSPAPVCAEEIAESLGISRSNVSMSLRELQAWNLVILKHKPDDRRDFFTTPDDVWQILRTLAEERKKREVDPTLSVLREILMQRPASEAERHAQQRMSEMHTLIEQLTHWYDDVKQLETERLATLLSLGAKVTKLLEAKDRVVSLGRSRRPNPANRS